One window of the Corynebacterium glutamicum ATCC 13032 genome contains the following:
- a CDS encoding inositol monophosphatase family protein, whose product MEQQSFNELRAIAAETATLTAVRIRDKRAELTNLWDYTNTKSSTVDPVTIVDTLAEDFIANRLQELRPKDGLIGEEGTGTASISGVTWIVDPIDGTVNFLYDLPQYAVSIAAAIDGEVVAGAVINVVTGVLYTAARHEGATKYLPERDEIVPLKASAATVVSESLVATGFSYSALRRSLQADLLTKILPTVRDIRRMGSAALDLCHLADGQVDIYYEHGLNCWDFAAGSLIAAEAGAFVRAPGLSIPGSSGEICFGAAPGVFDDANAHFDVVGAFKALDR is encoded by the coding sequence ATGGAACAACAATCGTTTAATGAGTTGCGTGCCATCGCCGCGGAAACTGCCACGCTTACCGCTGTACGTATCAGGGATAAGCGTGCTGAACTCACCAATTTGTGGGACTACACCAACACCAAAAGTTCGACAGTCGATCCGGTGACGATAGTAGATACTTTGGCTGAAGATTTTATCGCCAATAGGTTGCAGGAACTTCGGCCTAAAGACGGGCTGATAGGCGAGGAAGGGACGGGGACGGCGTCGATAAGCGGAGTTACCTGGATCGTCGACCCCATTGACGGCACCGTCAACTTCCTTTATGACCTGCCCCAATACGCCGTCTCGATCGCTGCGGCGATCGACGGCGAGGTCGTGGCAGGTGCTGTGATCAATGTGGTCACCGGGGTGCTGTACACCGCCGCGCGCCACGAAGGTGCCACCAAATATCTGCCCGAGCGCGATGAAATCGTGCCGCTCAAGGCCTCAGCAGCCACCGTGGTCAGTGAGTCGCTGGTTGCTACGGGGTTCAGCTATTCCGCTTTACGACGTTCCCTCCAAGCCGATTTATTAACAAAAATCTTGCCTACTGTGCGCGACATTCGCCGCATGGGAAGCGCCGCTTTGGACCTGTGCCACCTCGCTGATGGACAAGTAGATATTTACTACGAACATGGCCTGAACTGCTGGGACTTCGCAGCTGGCAGCCTTATCGCCGCTGAAGCGGGCGCCTTTGTGCGGGCCCCAGGGCTCTCCATTCCAGGCTCCTCTGGAGAGATTTGCTTCGGCGCTGCCCCCGGAGTTTTCGACGACGCCAACGCCCATTTTGATGTAGTCGGCGCATTTAAGGCTTTAGACCGTTAA
- the ppgK gene encoding polyphosphate--glucose phosphotransferase, which yields MTETGFGIDIGGSGIKGARVNLKTGEFIDERIKIATPKPATPEAVAEVVAEIISQAEWEGPVGITLPSVVRGQIALSAANIDKSWIGTDVHELFDRHLNGREITVLNDADAAGIAEATFGNPAAREGAVILLTLGTGIGSAFLVDGQLFPNTELGHMIVDGEEAEHLAAASVKENEDLSWKKWAKHLNKVLSEYEKLFSPSVFIIGGGISRKHEKWLPLMELDTDIVPAELRNRAGIVGAAMAVNQHLTP from the coding sequence ATGACTGAGACTGGATTTGGAATTGATATCGGTGGCTCCGGCATCAAAGGCGCCCGCGTTAACCTTAAGACCGGTGAGTTTATTGATGAACGCATAAAAATCGCCACCCCTAAGCCAGCAACCCCAGAGGCTGTCGCCGAAGTAGTCGCAGAGATTATTTCTCAAGCCGAATGGGAGGGTCCGGTCGGAATTACCCTGCCGTCGGTCGTTCGCGGGCAGATCGCGCTATCCGCAGCCAACATTGACAAGTCCTGGATCGGCACCGATGTGCACGAACTTTTTGACCGCCACCTAAATGGCCGAGAGATCACCGTTCTCAATGACGCAGACGCCGCCGGCATCGCCGAAGCAACCTTTGGCAACCCTGCCGCACGCGAAGGCGCAGTCATCCTGCTGACCCTTGGTACAGGTATTGGATCCGCATTCCTTGTGGATGGCCAACTGTTCCCCAACACAGAACTCGGTCACATGATCGTTGACGGCGAGGAAGCAGAACACCTTGCAGCAGCATCCGTCAAAGAAAACGAAGATCTGTCATGGAAGAAATGGGCGAAGCACCTGAACAAGGTGCTGAGCGAATACGAGAAACTTTTCTCCCCATCCGTCTTCATCATCGGTGGCGGAATTTCCAGAAAGCACGAAAAGTGGCTTCCATTGATGGAGCTAGACACTGACATTGTCCCAGCTGAGCTGCGCAATCGAGCCGGAATCGTAGGAGCTGCCATGGCAGTAAACCAACACCTCACCCCATAA
- a CDS encoding RNA polymerase sigma factor: protein MVENNVAKKTVAKKTARKTARKAAPRVATPLGVASESPISATPARSIDGTSTPVEAADTIETTAPAAKAPAAKAPAKKVAKKTARKAPAKKTVAKKATTAKAAPATAKDENAPVDDDEENLAQDEQDFDGDDFVDGIEDEEDEDGVEALGEESEDDEEDGSSVWDEDESATLRQARKDAELTASADSVRAYLKQIGKVALLNAEQEVSLAKRIEAGLYATHRMEEMEEAFAAGDKDAKLTPAVKRDLRAIARDGRKAKNHLLEANLRLVVSLAKRYTGRGMAFLDLIQEGNLGLIRAVEKFDYSKGYKFSTYATWWIRQAITRAMADQARTIRIPVHMVEVINKLGRIQRELLQELGREPTPQELSKEMDISEEKVLEIQQYAREPISLDQTIGDEGDSQLGDFIEDSEAVVAVDAVSFTLLQDQLQDVLETLSEREAGVVKLRFGLTDGMPRTLDEIGQVYGVTRERIRQIESKTMSKLRHPSRSQVLRDYLD from the coding sequence ATGGTAGAAAACAACGTAGCAAAAAAGACGGTCGCTAAAAAGACCGCACGCAAGACCGCACGCAAAGCAGCCCCGCGCGTGGCAACCCCATTGGGAGTCGCATCTGAGTCTCCCATTTCGGCCACCCCTGCGCGCAGCATCGATGGAACCTCAACCCCTGTTGAAGCTGCTGACACCATAGAGACCACCGCCCCTGCAGCGAAGGCTCCTGCGGCCAAGGCTCCCGCTAAAAAGGTTGCCAAGAAGACAGCTCGCAAGGCACCTGCGAAAAAGACTGTCGCCAAGAAAGCCACAACCGCCAAGGCTGCACCTGCAACTGCCAAGGACGAAAACGCACCTGTTGATGACGACGAGGAGAACCTCGCTCAGGATGAACAGGACTTCGACGGCGATGACTTCGTAGACGGCATCGAAGACGAAGAAGATGAAGACGGCGTCGAAGCCCTCGGTGAAGAAAGCGAAGACGACGAAGAGGACGGCTCATCCGTTTGGGATGAAGACGAATCCGCAACCCTGCGTCAGGCACGTAAAGATGCCGAGCTCACCGCTTCCGCCGACTCTGTTCGCGCTTACCTGAAGCAAATCGGTAAAGTTGCCCTGCTGAACGCTGAACAGGAAGTCTCCCTGGCAAAGCGCATCGAAGCAGGCCTTTACGCCACCCACCGCATGGAGGAAATGGAAGAAGCTTTCGCAGCCGGTGACAAGGACGCGAAACTCACCCCAGCCGTCAAGCGTGACCTCCGCGCCATCGCTCGTGACGGCCGCAAGGCGAAAAACCACCTCCTGGAAGCCAACCTTCGTCTGGTTGTCTCCCTGGCAAAGCGCTACACCGGCCGTGGCATGGCATTCCTGGACCTCATCCAGGAAGGCAACCTCGGTCTGATTCGTGCCGTAGAGAAGTTCGACTACTCCAAGGGCTACAAGTTCTCCACCTACGCAACCTGGTGGATCCGTCAGGCAATCACCCGCGCCATGGCCGACCAAGCACGAACCATCCGTATCCCAGTCCACATGGTTGAAGTGATCAACAAACTTGGTCGCATCCAACGTGAACTCCTTCAGGAACTCGGCCGCGAACCAACCCCACAGGAACTGTCCAAAGAAATGGACATCTCCGAGGAAAAGGTACTGGAAATCCAGCAGTACGCCCGCGAACCAATCTCCCTGGACCAAACCATCGGCGACGAAGGCGACAGCCAGCTCGGCGACTTCATCGAAGACTCCGAAGCCGTCGTCGCAGTCGACGCCGTCTCATTCACCCTGCTGCAAGACCAGCTACAGGACGTCCTAGAGACCCTCTCCGAACGTGAAGCCGGCGTGGTTAAACTCCGCTTCGGACTCACCGACGGAATGCCACGCACTTTAGACGAAATCGGCCAAGTTTACGGTGTCACCCGTGAGCGCATCCGCCAGATTGAGTCCAAGACCATGTCTAAGCTGCGCCACCCATCACGCTCCCAGGTCCTTCGCGACTACCTGGACTAA
- a CDS encoding DUF418 domain-containing protein encodes MSDSAPTTHTKAVRTAQKTRILSPDIARGIALLGIALANVSTAWIAAPAGSTAASLGGIVHDSIFEKIYAVFSAMFIHVRGLPMFSTLLGYGVGMIVYSLWRRQYPDTAARGVLLRRYGFLALFGVIHMVFLFWGDIMFFYGVAGMIFAMLMTLKDKTLWWIAGSMSAIYVIVGITLGVVLPLYFGVSTDTMASLDLTFDSYLEYLGMGLLSVPIQIGSVPVEILMLMPVMIVGYIAARHRVLSRVDEFRKPLWIATWIFIAIAVLVGVPWGLAEIGVFSAQTATVFSGLNQAVGSLTGPGIVAAVALLVQPLQRKINKGNGHLPLPIKMIAALGARSMSGYVGQSILFLILTQTYTLGLGQGGGILAEAGVATCVWLLTLIGAYGLELAGKRGPFESMHRYIAYGKKGLQDPYVPKQLPTPAAYPQIPGTTPLDKASDKYTQGN; translated from the coding sequence ATGTCTGACTCAGCGCCAACGACACACACCAAAGCCGTGCGCACTGCACAGAAAACCAGAATCCTCTCACCAGATATTGCCCGAGGTATCGCACTGCTCGGCATTGCGCTGGCCAACGTTTCCACAGCATGGATTGCTGCTCCTGCGGGATCCACAGCGGCCTCACTTGGTGGCATTGTTCATGACTCCATCTTTGAAAAGATCTACGCTGTCTTTTCCGCCATGTTCATCCATGTCCGAGGCCTACCGATGTTCTCCACGCTTCTAGGATATGGCGTCGGAATGATCGTGTACAGCCTCTGGCGACGTCAATACCCCGACACAGCAGCCAGGGGAGTGCTGCTTCGGCGATACGGATTTCTCGCACTCTTCGGCGTTATCCACATGGTGTTTCTCTTCTGGGGTGACATCATGTTCTTCTACGGTGTCGCAGGCATGATTTTTGCCATGCTCATGACCCTCAAAGACAAAACACTGTGGTGGATCGCAGGTTCCATGTCAGCAATCTATGTCATCGTTGGCATCACACTCGGAGTTGTTCTACCTCTGTACTTCGGTGTGTCCACTGATACCATGGCTAGCCTTGACCTGACCTTTGATTCCTACCTGGAATACCTAGGCATGGGTCTGCTCTCTGTTCCAATTCAAATCGGATCAGTTCCTGTGGAAATCCTCATGCTCATGCCAGTGATGATTGTTGGCTACATCGCAGCACGCCACCGAGTCCTCTCTCGGGTCGATGAATTTAGAAAACCCCTATGGATTGCAACGTGGATCTTTATCGCAATCGCAGTCCTGGTTGGCGTCCCCTGGGGACTAGCCGAAATTGGAGTATTTTCTGCACAGACAGCCACGGTCTTTAGCGGTCTCAATCAAGCTGTTGGCTCTTTGACAGGACCAGGCATCGTTGCAGCAGTGGCACTGCTCGTCCAGCCACTACAAAGAAAAATCAATAAAGGAAATGGGCACCTCCCACTTCCCATCAAAATGATCGCAGCCCTCGGTGCCCGATCCATGAGCGGTTACGTCGGACAATCCATCCTGTTCCTGATCCTCACGCAAACCTACACCTTAGGACTCGGCCAAGGTGGAGGAATACTTGCCGAAGCCGGCGTAGCCACCTGCGTATGGCTTCTCACCCTCATCGGAGCATACGGTCTCGAACTAGCTGGCAAACGAGGCCCATTCGAATCGATGCACCGCTACATCGCCTACGGCAAAAAAGGACTCCAAGATCCCTACGTACCTAAACAACTCCCAACCCCAGCTGCATATCCACAGATTCCTGGCACAACTCCACTAGACAAAGCCTCCGACAAATACACTCAAGGCAACTAG
- a CDS encoding DEAD/DEAH box helicase produces MSSNLRAWQRAALDNFLANKPRDFLAVATPGAGKTTFALRVATELKASRTVDRIIVVVPTEHLKVQWSQAAARVGLALDPEFKNSGSINPAYDGICVTYAQVSMHPFKHYQLTMARRSLVILDEIHHGGDAKSWGDGISQAYRDAEHRLALTGTPFRSDDSQIPFVRYQEDDEGHLVSKSDHTYGYSEALADGVVRPVVFLAYSGEARWRDSAGEEYAARLGEPLNAEQTAKAWRTALDPKGDWIPAVLSAAHTRLMQLRQNIPDAGGLVIASDTKTARAYAKILGTLSSTPVAVILSDEAGASERIDEFSASTDEWMVAVRMVSEGVDVPRLAVGVYATSASTPLFFAQAIGRFVRSRMPGETASVFLPSVPVLLELAEKLEVSRDHVLGKPHRPKEGWDDELLQEANRKESEPDDMPKYESLGAEAELDSLIYDGSTYGTGTFSGSAEEADYLGLPGLLDAEQMRELLRKRQEEQLDARDAAEKRRKELEKQQQREAEIHEKPVEEVASDEIPRLRKELNTIVSITSGRTGRPHGAIHTEARKHCGGPPTALCSAEQLRARIDYLRKW; encoded by the coding sequence GTGAGTTCTAATCTAAGAGCGTGGCAGCGCGCAGCTCTGGATAATTTTCTAGCAAACAAACCCCGTGACTTCCTCGCCGTGGCAACCCCCGGCGCAGGTAAAACTACGTTTGCGTTGCGCGTAGCCACGGAACTAAAAGCATCCCGCACTGTTGACCGCATCATCGTTGTGGTCCCCACCGAGCACCTGAAAGTGCAGTGGTCGCAGGCGGCCGCCCGAGTGGGGTTGGCGCTGGACCCAGAGTTTAAAAACTCCGGCAGCATTAATCCCGCATACGACGGCATCTGTGTGACCTATGCGCAGGTGTCCATGCACCCGTTCAAGCACTATCAGTTGACCATGGCACGCCGCAGTTTAGTGATCTTGGATGAGATCCACCACGGCGGCGACGCCAAGAGCTGGGGCGACGGCATCAGCCAGGCTTACCGCGATGCAGAGCACCGCCTCGCGCTGACCGGTACACCGTTTCGTTCTGATGATTCACAAATTCCATTTGTGCGCTATCAGGAAGACGACGAAGGCCATCTGGTTTCCAAGTCCGACCACACTTACGGTTATTCGGAAGCGCTTGCCGACGGCGTCGTCCGCCCAGTTGTCTTCCTGGCCTACTCGGGTGAAGCACGCTGGAGAGACAGTGCAGGTGAAGAGTACGCAGCCCGGTTGGGCGAACCGCTCAATGCGGAACAAACAGCCAAAGCTTGGCGTACCGCACTAGACCCCAAAGGTGACTGGATCCCAGCCGTGTTGTCAGCTGCCCACACCCGGTTGATGCAGCTGCGCCAAAACATTCCCGATGCAGGTGGTCTGGTGATCGCCTCAGACACCAAGACAGCGCGTGCCTACGCCAAAATCTTGGGCACCTTATCATCTACTCCCGTGGCCGTGATTTTGTCCGATGAAGCCGGAGCTTCCGAGCGCATCGATGAATTCTCTGCCTCCACCGACGAGTGGATGGTCGCCGTGCGCATGGTGTCAGAAGGCGTGGACGTCCCGCGTCTCGCAGTTGGTGTGTACGCCACATCCGCCTCCACACCACTGTTCTTCGCTCAGGCAATTGGCCGCTTCGTGCGATCACGCATGCCCGGTGAAACTGCATCCGTGTTCCTGCCTTCGGTACCAGTACTCCTGGAACTCGCAGAAAAGCTGGAAGTCTCCCGCGACCACGTCCTTGGAAAACCACACCGCCCCAAAGAAGGATGGGACGATGAACTCCTCCAAGAAGCCAACCGCAAGGAATCCGAACCGGATGACATGCCGAAGTACGAATCCTTGGGCGCCGAAGCCGAACTAGATTCCCTCATCTATGACGGTTCCACCTACGGCACCGGCACTTTCTCTGGCTCCGCCGAAGAAGCCGACTACCTGGGACTCCCAGGACTGTTGGACGCAGAACAAATGCGTGAGCTTCTCCGCAAACGCCAAGAAGAACAACTCGACGCCCGCGACGCTGCCGAAAAACGCCGCAAGGAATTGGAAAAACAACAGCAACGCGAAGCCGAAATCCACGAAAAACCCGTGGAAGAAGTAGCCAGTGATGAGATCCCGCGTCTGCGCAAAGAACTCAACACCATCGTGTCTATCACCTCTGGACGCACCGGCCGCCCACACGGCGCAATCCACACCGAAGCACGTAAACACTGCGGTGGCCCACCAACGGCACTTTGTAGCGCCGAACAACTCCGGGCACGCATTGACTACCTGCGAAAGTGGTAA
- a CDS encoding DUF3039 domain-containing protein: MRTTTKTIERPDVREDNATSDDTPKFFHYVKKDQIVESAVSGRMVVALCGETFPVTKQAKPGSPVCPDCERIFKGMRKK, translated from the coding sequence GTGAGAACAACAACAAAGACCATTGAACGTCCCGATGTCAGGGAAGATAACGCGACAAGCGACGACACCCCGAAGTTCTTCCACTACGTGAAGAAGGACCAAATCGTGGAGTCCGCCGTTAGTGGTCGCATGGTTGTTGCCCTATGCGGTGAAACCTTCCCAGTTACCAAACAAGCAAAGCCAGGCTCCCCAGTGTGCCCGGACTGTGAGCGAATCTTTAAGGGCATGCGTAAGAAGTGA
- a CDS encoding DUF3099 domain-containing protein has protein sequence MNQRKDRPDGTSDESEHSPKKRLRKLFHRNEVLLITDKKRTPMQDMRHRRRIYNVIQALRIPLLILAGVSWVMWHAWVLSIIIFIISIPLPWVAVVIANGHGSPRDPREKNVYKPGLVREMNERAQLEAQQAQQLENRSTEVDIRRTFDGIIIDAQEEKDTNDND, from the coding sequence ATGAACCAGCGAAAAGACCGACCCGACGGAACGTCCGACGAGTCGGAGCATTCGCCAAAGAAGCGACTACGGAAGTTGTTTCACCGCAACGAAGTGCTTCTGATTACCGACAAGAAGCGCACGCCCATGCAAGATATGCGCCATCGGCGGCGTATTTACAACGTGATTCAGGCGTTGCGTATCCCCTTGCTTATTTTGGCGGGTGTGTCGTGGGTTATGTGGCATGCGTGGGTTTTGTCGATCATCATATTTATTATCTCAATACCCCTTCCGTGGGTGGCTGTGGTGATCGCCAATGGGCATGGGTCTCCGCGTGATCCGCGTGAGAAAAATGTTTATAAGCCGGGGCTGGTGCGTGAGATGAATGAACGCGCGCAACTGGAGGCTCAACAGGCGCAGCAGCTAGAAAATCGCTCGACCGAGGTAGATATCAGGCGCACTTTTGATGGAATCATCATCGATGCTCAGGAAGAAAAAGACACCAATGACAATGACTAG